Proteins co-encoded in one Vidua chalybeata isolate OUT-0048 chromosome 18, bVidCha1 merged haplotype, whole genome shotgun sequence genomic window:
- the NOC4L gene encoding nucleolar complex protein 4 homolog translates to MAREAALAACLEAVLGSRSSANRVFELLEPLAGQEEPEDIVSAARTCSRLFGALLERRELFVGPLPDQDASLSESYSAEDKYKIWMRHRYRDCVGCLGDLMGHDAFQVKELALCTLMKFVELEAQYPLIKIEWKGTLTFPCDLLKVVVDGLLPTTEDASLLISRFQEYLEYDDVRYFVMKAVTASIGQVTQKTKERPLPFYQQNVFSLISPINMPNKESEMVKFMVKQDNREELKLSKLQAHKQVFEKMWLTFLKHKLPTGLYKKVLVILHDSVLPYMNDPTLMMDFLTVAYGIGGAISLLALNGLFILIHQHNLEYPDFYKKLYSLLDPSIYHVKYRARFFHLTDLFLSSSHLPAYLVAAFIKRLARLALTAPPEALLMIIPFICNLFRRHPACRVLLHRPGGPADMSEDPYIMEEEEPSESRALQSSLWEIQSLQNHYHPDVAKAAAVLNQSLSEMEDDISGLLELSASELFDKEVKKKAVDVPLEFEQVRGLFGKKNDIFAEHFSLD, encoded by the exons ATGGCGCGGGAGGCCGCGCTCGCCGCCTGCCTGGAGGCCGTGCTGGGCAGCCGCTCCAGCGCCAACCGCGTCTTCGAGCTCCTGGAGCCGCTGGCG GGCCAGGAGGAGCCGGAGGACATCGTGAGCGCCGCCAGGACCTGCAGCCGGCTGTTCGGGGCGCTGCTGGAGCGGCGGGAGCTGTTCGTGGGGCCGCTGCCCGACCAGGACGCCTCTCTGAGCG AGAGCTACAGCGCCGAGGACAAGTACAAGATATGGATGAGGCACCGCTACAGGGACTGCGTGGGCTGCCTGGGTGACCTCATGGGGCACGACGCCTTCCAGGTCAAG gagttgGCACTCTGCACGCTCATGAAGTTTGTCGAATTGGAGGCACAGTATCCATTGATCAAAATAGAGTGGAAGGGAACTTTAACTTTTCCATGTGACCTTCTTAAG GTAGTTGTTGATGGTTTGCTTCCCACCACCGAGGACGCCTCACTCCTGATCTCCCGCTTTCAGGAGTACCTGGAGTACGACGACGTGCGGTACTTTGTCATGAAGGCTGTCACTGCCAGCATCGGGCAGGTCACGCAAAAGACAAAGGAG AGGCCGCTGCCTTTTTACCAGCAGAATGTATTTTCCCTCATCTCACCCATTAACATGCCAAACAAAGAGTCTGAGATGGTCAAATTTATGGTCAAGCAAG ATAACCGTGAGGAGTTGAAACTTTCAAAGCTTCAG GCACACAAACAGGTGTTTGAAAAAATGTGGCTGACTTTTTTGAAGCACAAG CTGCCCACTGGCCTTTACAAAAAGGTTCTTGTCATTCTGCACGACTCTGTCCTGCCTTACATGAACGATCCCACTCTCATGATGGACTTCTTGACAGTGGCCTATGGCATAG GTGGAGCAATCAGTCTTCTAGCCCTAAATGGGTTGTTTATTTTGATTCATCAGCATAATCT GGAGTATCCTGACTTTTACAAGAAGCTGTACAGTCTGTTAGACCCTTCCATCTATCATGTGAAGTACCGAGCTCGCTTTTTCCACCTGACTGATCTGTTTTTGTCTTCATC gcactTGCCAGCGTACCTGGTGGCGGCGTTCATCAAGCGGCTGGCGCGGCTGGCGCTCACGGCCCCTCCCGAGGCTCTCCTCATGATCATTCCCTTCATCTGCAACCTCTTCCGGAGGCACCCCGcctgcagggtgctgctgcACAGACCAGGAGGGCCAGCAG ACATGTCAGAAGATCCATATATtatggaggaggaggagccatCTGAAAGCagggctttgcagagctctCTCTGGGAGATTCAG TCTCTCCAGAACCATTATCACCCAGATGTGGCCAAGGCAGCTGCTGTCCTGAACCAGTCCCTGTCTGAAATGGAGGATGACATATCAGGACTCCTGGAGCTCTCAGCTTCTGAG ctttttgataaagaagtaaagaaaaaggcTGTTGATGTGCCCCTGGAGTTTGAGCAAGTACGAGGTttgtttgggaagaaaaatgataTTTTTGCAGAGCACTTCAGTTTAGACTGA